The following is a genomic window from Hymenobacter sp. APR13.
AGGTGCATTTCCACCTCACCAGCGGCCACGATATCCGGTTTGCCGATTGGTACGGCGGCAAGGGCTTCCGGGTGAGCGGCAACGACGTGCTGCCGGCCGCCCGACCCGTAGAAGCGCCCAGCCACGCCACCTTCCGCCGCTACCTCGACCAGATTTTCACCTACGCCGGCACCCTTTCCCTGGACCGGGAGCTGAAGCCCGTGCCGCTGGCCGCGGTGCAGCCCGGCGACGTGCTCATTCGGGGCGGCTCGCCGGGCCACGCCGTGCTGGTGCTGGACGTGGCCGAGCAGGCCGGCAGCGGCCGCCGCTACGTGCTGCTGGCCCAGAGCTACATGCCGGCCCAGCAGATTCATGTGCTGCGCAACGCCTGGGGCGACCCGGCGCTGGGCGCCTGGTTTGCCGTCGACCCCAGCCAGGCCCGGTTCAGCACCCCGGAATGGACATTTCGGCGCGAGGAGCTGAAGCGGTTCTGAAGTGAGTTTGAAGCGGCAAGTTTGGGGCTGCAAGCTTTGAACTGCAAGCCGCAAGCAGCAGGCTAGCCGTGAGTTGCAAGCTGTATCGATATGGCTATATCCTATGAGCTGTAGCTTGCCCCTTGCAGCTTGAAGCTTATAGCTTGCAGCTCTGAACCGTTGCAGCTTCTGTCATGGCACAGGCTGAAGCCTATGCTACATTTAATACTATGAAAAAGAAGAAGATTGTTGCCCTGACCGGCGCGGGCATCAGCGCGGAAAGCGGCCTGGCTACCTTCCGCGGCTCCGACGGGCTGTGGGAAGGCCACCGCATCGAGGACGTAGCCACGCCGGAGGGCTGGGCTGCCAACCCGGAGCTGGTGCTGGAGTTTTACAACCAGCGCCGGGCCGCCGCCCGGGCCGCCCAGCCCAATGCGGGCCACCTGGCGCTGGCGGCGCTGGAGCGGGAGTTTGAGGTGGTGGTCGTCACCCAGAACGTTGACGACCTGCATGAGCGGGCCGGCTCCAGCCACATTATCCATCTGCACGGCAAGCTGCTGGAGGCGCGCAGCTCCCGCTTCGAGCACCTGGTGTACCCGATGGATACTGACCGGATTGAGCTGGGCGAGCGGTGCGCCAAGGGCCACCAGCTGCGGCCCAACATCGTGTGGTTTGGCGAGGCCGTGCCGCTGATGGAGCAGGCCATGGAGGAAACCGCCACGGCCGATATTTTCCTGGTAGTAGGCACTTCATTGCAGGTGTATCCGGCGGCCGGGCTGGTCGGCTACGCCCCGGCCAGCTGCCCGGTGTACATCATCGACCCCAGCCGACCCCCCGGTTTCAGCGCGGCGCAACCTGCATTTCATCACCGAGCCAGCCAGCACCGGCGTACCCCGGCTGGCCGCCGAGCTGCTGGCCCAGCAGTAGCGCGAACTTTGCAGTTCGCGCCCCCGCGCCGCTGAAACGGAATCGTCCGAACGGCGCGGGGAAGTGAACTACAAAGTCCGCGCTACTGCGCCCGGTTTCACCTGATTCATCCTCACCAATGGCTTCCATATTCGGGCATTGCGCGTTGGGCGCCACGCTGGGCAAGCTGCTGCTGCCGGAGCGCCGGCATTGGCGCTACTGGCTGCTGGCCGCCGCCTGCGCCTTCCTGCCCGATGCCGACGTTATCGGCTTCAAGTTTCATGTGCCCTACGCCAGCCTCTGGGGGCACCGCGGGCTTACGCACTCCATTCTGGCGGCTGCGGTGATGGCCTCAGCGCTGACCGGGCTGGCGCAGGCCCGCCGCGCGCCCGGCACGCCACCGGCCGGGCGGCTGTGGCTGCTGCTGTTTCTGGCTACGGCCTCCCACGGCGTCCTCGATGCCCTGACTATCGGCGGCGAAGGCGTGGCGTTTTTCAGCCCGTTCGAGCAGCAGCGCTACTTTTTCCCGTGGCGGCCGTTGGCGGTTTCGCCGATTGGAGTGAAGAAATTTGTGGGTGAATGGGCGGCCCGGGTGCTGAAAAGCGAGCTGCTGTGGGTGGGGCTGCCCTGCCTGCTGATCTTGGCTATGCGCAAGATGTTAACTTCATCTCCGAAGACATCAGGAACCTAGGGTAGTCGCTACAATCAGAAATTAAATTTCGATTAAATCGACTTGCCGGTTTTTCCGTATGGTGGTGTCTAGCACTCTTTCTATGCACTCACTCTACCGTCGTCTGCTGCTGGCCTCTCTGGGTTTGGCTATGGCGCAGCCCCTGCTGGGCCAGACTGTCTCCTCCCCTGCCCACACAGTCTACCTGCTCGGCAACACCGCCACTGCCGACCTTCCTACGGCTCGTCTGCAGGCCCTGCGTCGCACGCTGGAGCAGCAACGCGGCGCCTTCACCGTAGTCCACCTCGGCGACATTGTGGGCCACGATGGCCTCGGCACCAAAACCGACTCCAGCCGGGCCGGCGAAACCGCCCGCGCTGATGCCCTGATTGCGCTGGTGCAGGGTTTGCCCAACGGCAAAATCTACTTCGTGCCCGGCGACCGGGACTGGGCCAACTCCGGCCCCGACGGCCTGAAGCGGGTGCGCCGCCTCGAAGACTACATTGAGAAGCGCCTGCCCGGCCAGAACGCCTTTGCGCCCACCGGCGGCTGCCCCGGCCCCGAGGTCATCGACGTGGCGCCCAACGTGCGCGTGGTGGCCATCAACTCGCCCTGGTTTACGCATCCCTTCGACCGGCCCGAAGCGCCCGACACCGACTGCAAAACCCTCACCCAGCAGGAATTTCGGGAGCAGCTGCAGGATCTGCTGGACGATACCAAAGGCAAAAATATGCTGCTGGTGGGTCACCAGCCCGTCATCAGCAACGGCGTGTACGGCGGCAAGCAGCCGCTGAGCCGCCACCTGCTGCCGCCCGTGCTGGGCTCGGTGTACGCGGCCTACCGCCAGAACGTGGGCACCCCGCGTGACTTGGCCAATCCGCAGTATCAAGGCTTCCGCAAGGAGCTGCTGGGCACGCTCAAGGACCACCCAGGCGCCGTGTACGCGGCCTCCCACGACTACAGCCTGCAGCTCACCCGCTTCGAAGACAACTACCACCTAATTTCGGGCTCCTTCGCCGAGAAGGAGCACGTTGGGGCCGCTGGCAACGCGCAGTTCAACCGTTCTGAAGAGGGCTTTTCCAAGCTGGAATATTTCGCCGACGGCACCGTGAAGGCCTATTTCTATGCCTTTGGCCTGGCGGATGCGGCGGTCAGTGAAACCTACAATGCCGTGCTGTTTCAGTCGGCGTGCCAAGAGCCGCGCCTGCCCAACGTGCCCGTAAACAGCTTCATTCCGCAGTGCCCGTCGGCGCCGAAAGGTGTGGCCGAGATGAAGCCGGACGCGCCGTTTCAGGCCACCCAGACGCTGGCGGCCGGCAAGCAGTACGCCGGCTCGGGTGCGTCGAAGTTTTTCCTGGGCGAAGGTTACCGCACGTCTTGGACCCAGCCGGTACAGGTCCGCACCCTCGACTTGGCTTCCGAGAAAGGCGGCCTGCGCGTGTTTGGGCGCGGCGGTGGGCGTCAGACCACCTCGCTCAAGCTGAGTGCGGCCGACTCGTCGGAGTACGTATTCCGGTCTGTGGACAAGGACGTCACCAAGATTCTGCCGCCGGAGCTGCGCAACTCGGTTGCGGCCGATGTGCTGCGGGGCATCACGCCCACGGCCCACCCCTACTCAGCGCTAGTCATTACCTCGCTGCTCGATAAGACCGACATCCTGCACGCCCGGCCGCGGCTGTTCGTGCTGCCCGACAACAACCAGCTGGGGCCCTACCGCCAGGAGTACGCCGGCCTGCTGGGTACCCTGGAAGACCGCCCCGGCGACCCCAAGCCCAACCTGCCCGGCTTCGGCGGCGCCGACGACGTGCGCCGCTCGTTCAGCTTTTTCCGCCAGCTCTACAAAGACCACGACAACCGCATCGATGCCCAGGCTTTTGCCCAGGCCCGCGCCTTCGATATGCTGGTGGCCGACTTCGGCAAGCACGAAGACAACTGGAAGTGGGCCGGCTTCAAACAAGGCAAAACCACCGTCTACAAGCCTATTCCGCGCGACCGGGACCAGTCGTTTACGCTCTGGAACGGCCTGCTGACTTACCTGGCCAACCGCGAATGGGCTGTAGGCAGCATCGAGGATTTCCAGGGCGAATTCCACGACCTTAAGAGCCTGAACTGGCCGGCGCGGGACCTTGACCGGTTTCTGCTGCAGAGCCTCACGCGCCAGCAGTGGCAGCAGGTGGGCCAGTACATGCAGGCCAGCATCACGCCGGCAGCCATTGACGAAGCCACGGCCCAGCTACCGCAGGAGCTGATGCCCCTCTCCGGCAACGATCTGAACCGCAAGCTCAAACAGCGCATCCAGGAGCTGCCCCAGGTGCTCGACGACTATTACCTGATGCTGGCCAAGCGCGTGGACGTGGTAGGCTCCAACAAGGCCGAAGTATTCCAGGTGGAGCGCCAGGCCGACGGCAACCTGCGCGTGCGCATGTTCGACAAAGGCAAGGACGGCGACGTGCCCGACGGTGAGCCGCTGTTTGACCGCACTTTTTCGCCCAAAGAAACCCAGGAAGTCAGCCTCTACGGCCTCGACGGCAAGGACGTATTCACGGTGACCGGCACGGCCAAAAACAGCGTGCTGCTGCGCATCATTGGCGGCGACGGCAAAGACCGGATTGCCGACGACTCGCGCGTGAGTGGCCTGCGCGCCCTCACCAAAGTCTACGACGTGCCCGATACCGACCTGAAGCTGGGCCCCGAGTCCGATAACCGCACCTCCACCGCGCCCGACGTGAATCTGTACGAGCGGGAGTCGTTCCAGTACAACGGCTACAAGCCGAGCGCCACGCTCATCTACAACAGCTCCGACGGGTTCGGGGCCGGCGTGGGCATCGACTTCCTACGGCAGGGCTTCCGCAAGCCGGGCTACAAAAACCTCTACAGCTTCGACATTCAGGGCACCGCCAACGGCAACTTCCAGGCGAGCCTGGCTTCGCGCCACCGCCACGCCATCGGCCTCTGGGATATTGGTGTGCGCACCGAGTACGGCAACTTCTTTCAGTTCTACAACTTCTTTGGCCTCGGCAACAATACCACCAAAGATGACGGCCTCTACGACAACAACTTTTACAAGGCGCGCTACAAAGGCTACACGGCCGGCCTCTTTACGGAGCGGGTGTTCTTCCAGCGCAGCCTCATCCGGCTGGGCGGCGGCTACGAGCAGTACAGCACCAACTTTGCCGGCACCAGCTACCTGGGCCGCCTGGAACAGGACCCCACCGCCGGGGATATCCGCCCCAACACCGGCTTCCAGCGGCTGGCCGCGCTGAACGCGCTGTTTGATTTGGATTTGCGCGACCGGCCGCGCTTTGCGCGCCGCGGCGTGCGGCTGCGTGCCCAGCACGACACCTACTTTCAGCTCAACCGTGACAAAAGCAACTTCGGCCTCTCGCAGGGCTTTGCTGAGTACTACGGCACCACGCGTCTGCTCATTCCCGTAACGCTGGTGCTGAAAGGCGGCGGCGCCAAAACATACGGCCCCGACGACGAAATTCCGTTCTACAAGTTTGCCAACCTGGGCCAGCGCGAAAACCTGCGCGGCTACGTGCGCAACCGCTTCACCGGCGACGCCAGCCTCTACCTCAACACCGAGCTGCGGCTAGCGCTGGGCCAGGTCAAAAACAACTTTCTGCCCTTCTCCTACGGCGCGTTCGGGTTCTTCGACCGGGGCCGGGTGTACTACAAAGGCAGCTCGCCCGGGGGCTGGCACGACGGCTACGGCGCCGGCTTCTACCTGGCCCCCGTCACCGACCAGCTAGCCCTGTCGGTTTCCTACCAGATTTCGCCCGAAGAAAGCGGCCTAATCCAGTTCGGCCTCGGCTTCCGGATCGACCAATAAACCACGGCTCCAAATGCCACTCGTCTGCCCTGCTACTTGGTTGTAGCGGGGCAGTTTTGTGTGGTGAGGCCAGCAGCTGCCGCAATGCCGCCACGTGCGAAAACAGCACCAGCGGCACAATGAAGGTGGGTAGCCACACAAAAGGCCAATGCAGCACCGCCACATTGGGCTGCGAAAATCCCAGCTGCTGCCAGGGCGTGGGCACGCTCCCGGCCGCCAGCACCACTACGTTCAGCAGCAACACCAGGCTGCCCGCGTGCCAGAGCAGCAGCAGCCGCGGCCCCATCAGCCGGCCCCGAAACCAGTAGGCGGCCAGCGGCGCCGTGAGGCCGGCGGCCAGGTCGAGGTTGCGGTCAGCAAACGTTATCAGGTCGGGCACCAGATGGTGCAGCGCCAGCCCATACAGGCACAGCTCCACCGGAATCCGCACCACGCTCAGGCGCGTGAGGCCCACCAGGTCGAAGCGGGCGAGCAGGCTGCGGCCGGATCGGGTGAGCAGCAGCCCGACCATGGCCACCAATGGCGGCCCCACGCCCAGCACCAGCAGGCGCGGCGGCACCGCGTACAGATTCCGGTAAAACCCCATGTACACCAGAATTCCCTGCAGCAGCAGCCACCACCCCAGCAGCAGCGCCGGCGGCAGCAGCCAGATATCGGCGCGGTAGCACAGGTGCAGCAGTAGCGCCACGGCCAGTAGTACGGTGCCCAGGAACACCGCCACCAGCCATAACGGCGCCGGGGCGTCCAGATAAGTCAGGTTGGAGAGCATGATGAGGGGCGTTGATGTACTATAAGTTACTATATAGTAAGCAAATGCCATGAATCTCCGCCTACCCCAGCCATTAGAAAAGGGCCTGTTTTGCCCAAACGGCTATCTTTGCCCTCACTCCTCTCGCCAACCCCACTGCCCGTGCAATATCCTCTGCTGAAGCTTGCCGCCATTGATATCGGTTCCAACGCTGTTCGCTGTCAGATTTCAGCAGTTCTGCACTACGGCGACCGGTACCGGCTCAAGCGGGTGGAGTACGTGCGCTATCCGCTGCGCCTCGGCGAAGACGTGTTTGCCACCGGCACCATTTCGGAGAAGAAGCAGGAGAAGTTCATCAAGTTTCTGCACGCGCTGAAGCTGCTGATGGAAGTGCACGACGTGGCCCCCAACCACTACCTGATCTGCGCCACCTCGGCCATGCGCACGGCCACCAACGGCGCCGAAGTAGCCGCCCGCATTCAGCAGGAGCTGGGCATGTCGGTGCAGGTGATTGACGGCCAAGCCGAGGCCGCCTACATCAACCGCGTAATCGAGCACCTGCTCGAAGACAAAAAGCACTACCTGCACATCGATGTGGGCGGCGGCAGCACCGAGTTCAACATCTACCACGACCGCCGCAAGGTGGCGTCGCAGTCGTTTGAGATTGGCTCGATCCGGCGCATGCAACAGGAAGAAAGCGGCCTCGCCAACACCGATGCCCAGGCCGGCCTGTGGCAGCGCATGGAAGAATGGGTGACGGAAAATGCCCGTCGCTACCACGTCACCCGAGCCATTGGCACGGGTGGCAACATCAACAAGCTCTACAGCCTGGCTCAACCTCAGCTCGACAAGCCTGTCACGCGCCGCCGCATCGGCACCATCCTCGACCACCTGACCAGCCTGAGCATGGACGAGCGCGTCAACGTGGCCATGCTCAACCCCGACCGCGCCGACGTCATCGTGCCGGCCGGCCACATCTACCTGTCGGCTATGGAATGGGCCAACATCAGCCAGATGATCGTGCCCGACATCGGCCTGAAAGACGGCATGCTTCAGACCCTGTTCGAGGAGCATTTCGACGAAATCCGGGCCCGCGACGACCACTCCAACCGCACGCCCATTCCAACAGTGCAAAGCCGCCCCACCGAGGTAGAGTAAACGGCCAACCAGTAGCGCGAGGCCTGTGCTTCGCGCCTGAGCCACCAGTTGTGATAGGCGTCGAAAGCGCGAAGCAAAGGCTTCGCGCTACTGCCCGCCATCAACAAAGAAAGCCCTCCGGCAGTAGTGTAGTACACTAACGCCGGAGGGCTTTCTGCTTAGGTTAGCTTAGAACACGGACAGGAAGGATTGACGCCGCTTGCTACGCGGAATGTCCTTCGTCCTCGCAATGACACGCTGCTTTTACGCGTTGGTGCGGTCGGCTTCTTCTTTTTCTTCGGCTTCGGCAGCTACCACGTACTCCACGGTTTCCGCTTCCGGCTCGTCGGCCGATGCTTCCTCTTCGGGGCTGCAGGCTTCCACGGGCGCTTCGGCGGCAGCCAGGGCGGCGGCCTCTTCCACAGCTTTAGCTGCCGTCAGCAAGGCCAGCATGCTGTCGGGCGTGGCGTTAGCCAGGCGCTCTTCATCGCGGCGGTAGAAGTCTTTGTGCACGTTCACAATCACCTCGTCGGGCTGCGGCTGGCGCCGGATGTAGGCGCCGTCCTCGCGCATGACGTAGCTGTTCTGGTTGTCGAGCAGGTTGAGCATCAGGATGCCGATGGCCTCGCGCTTGAGCTGCGGATTCACAATCAGGAACAGCGCCTCGATGCGCCGGTCGAAGGAGCGCACCATAACGTCGGCCGAGCCGGCGTAGAGGCGCGGCTGCCCGGCCTGGTGGAAATAGAACAGGCGCGAGTGCTCCAGCAAATCGCCGACCACGCTACGCACTTCAATGTTTTCGCTCAGGCTGGGGCGGCCCGGCCGCAGGCAGCAGATGCCGCGCACAATCAGGCGGATGGGCACGCCGGCCTTCGACGCCTTATACAGCTCGTCAATCACCTCCTTGTCTTCCAGGGAGTTGATTTTGATAACAATGCCGCTGGGCAGGCCTTTTTTGGCGTTGCGGGCTTCTTCCCGGATCAGGTGCACCAGCTGCTGGCGCATATCTTTGGGCGCCGTAATCAGGTACTCGTAGTCGTCGGGCTGCGAGTGGCCGGTGATGACGTTGAAGAATTCCGACACGTCGTGGCCGTACACGTCGTTGGTCGTGAGCAAACTCACGTCGGTGTAGAGCTTGCTGGTTTGCTCGTTGTAGTTGCCTGAGCCGATGTGCACGTAGCGCGTCACCTTCTCGCCTTCCTTCCGGATGACCATCAGCATCTTGGTGTGCGTCTTGTACTTGCTCACGCCGTAAATCACGAAGCAGCCGGCCTTTTCCAGCCGCGCGCCCTCCCGGATGTTGCGCTCCTCATCGAATCGGGCCTTGATTTCAAACAGCACCGACACGTGCTTGCCGTTTTCAGCCGCCTTCAGCAGCGCCGCCGTCACGCGCGAGTCGTCGGCGAGGCGGTAGATGGTTTGCTTGATGCCCAGCACCTGCGGGTCTTCGGCGGCCTGCTCCAGCAGCCGCACCATCGGCTCGATGCTGTTGTAGGGGTGGTGCAGCAGCACATCGTGGTGCTTGAGGTACTCGAACAGGTTCTCGTCGGCACCCTCGGGCAAACTCAGCGGCGCAATAGGGGCGGGCTGGCGCGAGGTTTTGCCGCGGAAGTTGGGATGCTTGAGAATCTGCAGCAGCCCCTTCAGGTCAATCAGCGAGTTGATAACGAACACGTTGCCGTTATCGATTTTCCAGCGCTCCTTGAGCACGGTCATCAGCAGCGCCGAGGCGTTGGGCTCCACTTCCAGGCGCACCACGCGGCCGCGCTTGCGCGTCTTGAGGCCCTGCTGCAGCTCCTTGATGAAATCGGTATCGATGTCCTCGGATTCTTCCAGCGTGAAGTCGCCGTTGCGGGTGATGCGGAACAGGTCGGCCGACTCGATTTCCACGTTGCGGAACAGCTTGGGCAAGTTGGCCCGCACGATTTCCTCAATCGGCACAAACAGCACCTTCTCCTTGCGCGTGAGCTCGAAGAAGCGCGTCAGGTTCTGCGGAATCTGCACGAACGTGAGGCGCTCCTGCCCTTTCTCGGTTTCCAGGTCGCCGGTACCGGTGCGCGTCACCACGCCCAGAATGAGCATCTGGTTCATCATCAGCGGAAAGCCGTGGTACGAGTCGTACACCATCGGCGTGAGCAGCGGGAAGATGGTGTTCTTGAAGTAGCCGTCGGCCTTCTTCAGTTCCAGCTCCGTCAACTCGTCCATGCGCAGGATGTTGAAGCCGTTCTTCTCGAACTGCGGCTTCAGCTCGTTCAGGTACGTCATCGACTGGTCGTTGACGAAGCGGTGGGCGAAGTCGAGCAGCTTGCGCCGGAAGGGCAGCTCGCGCAGCCCCGAGTAGTCGACCCGCTCCTTGCCGTAATCGAGGTAGTTGTAAAGCGAGCCGACGCGAATCATGAAGAACTCA
Proteins encoded in this region:
- a CDS encoding Ppx/GppA phosphatase family protein, with the protein product MQYPLLKLAAIDIGSNAVRCQISAVLHYGDRYRLKRVEYVRYPLRLGEDVFATGTISEKKQEKFIKFLHALKLLMEVHDVAPNHYLICATSAMRTATNGAEVAARIQQELGMSVQVIDGQAEAAYINRVIEHLLEDKKHYLHIDVGGGSTEFNIYHDRRKVASQSFEIGSIRRMQQEESGLANTDAQAGLWQRMEEWVTENARRYHVTRAIGTGGNINKLYSLAQPQLDKPVTRRRIGTILDHLTSLSMDERVNVAMLNPDRADVIVPAGHIYLSAMEWANISQMIVPDIGLKDGMLQTLFEEHFDEIRARDDHSNRTPIPTVQSRPTEVE
- a CDS encoding metal-dependent hydrolase; this translates as MASIFGHCALGATLGKLLLPERRHWRYWLLAAACAFLPDADVIGFKFHVPYASLWGHRGLTHSILAAAVMASALTGLAQARRAPGTPPAGRLWLLLFLATASHGVLDALTIGGEGVAFFSPFEQQRYFFPWRPLAVSPIGVKKFVGEWAARVLKSELLWVGLPCLLILAMRKMLTSSPKTSGT
- a CDS encoding DUF4846 domain-containing protein gives rise to the protein MLPLPFSVLLLSYAASIGAAPHPDNPPTPPSTSAVAAPTAASPYAWLPAGAYDARRSVASRFAPPRGCVRVAVAPGSFGQWLRGLPLLPAGTPVKLYNGQLKDPQDVHAAVVNIDVGTQDLQQCADAVIRLRAEYLFAQNPDQVHFHLTSGHDIRFADWYGGKGFRVSGNDVLPAARPVEAPSHATFRRYLDQIFTYAGTLSLDRELKPVPLAAVQPGDVLIRGGSPGHAVLVLDVAEQAGSGRRYVLLAQSYMPAQQIHVLRNAWGDPALGAWFAVDPSQARFSTPEWTFRREELKRF
- a CDS encoding NAD-dependent deacylase translates to MKKKKIVALTGAGISAESGLATFRGSDGLWEGHRIEDVATPEGWAANPELVLEFYNQRRAAARAAQPNAGHLALAALEREFEVVVVTQNVDDLHERAGSSHIIHLHGKLLEARSSRFEHLVYPMDTDRIELGERCAKGHQLRPNIVWFGEAVPLMEQAMEETATADIFLVVGTSLQVYPAAGLVGYAPASCPVYIIDPSRPPGFSAAQPAFHHRASQHRRTPAGRRAAGPAVARTLQFAPPRR
- the ppk1 gene encoding polyphosphate kinase 1, with the protein product MKLFKSADLIRKSKYISRDLSWLRFNYRVLDQAKDAGRPLFDRLRFLAITSSNLDEFFMIRVGSLYNYLDYGKERVDYSGLRELPFRRKLLDFAHRFVNDQSMTYLNELKPQFEKNGFNILRMDELTELELKKADGYFKNTIFPLLTPMVYDSYHGFPLMMNQMLILGVVTRTGTGDLETEKGQERLTFVQIPQNLTRFFELTRKEKVLFVPIEEIVRANLPKLFRNVEIESADLFRITRNGDFTLEESEDIDTDFIKELQQGLKTRKRGRVVRLEVEPNASALLMTVLKERWKIDNGNVFVINSLIDLKGLLQILKHPNFRGKTSRQPAPIAPLSLPEGADENLFEYLKHHDVLLHHPYNSIEPMVRLLEQAAEDPQVLGIKQTIYRLADDSRVTAALLKAAENGKHVSVLFEIKARFDEERNIREGARLEKAGCFVIYGVSKYKTHTKMLMVIRKEGEKVTRYVHIGSGNYNEQTSKLYTDVSLLTTNDVYGHDVSEFFNVITGHSQPDDYEYLITAPKDMRQQLVHLIREEARNAKKGLPSGIVIKINSLEDKEVIDELYKASKAGVPIRLIVRGICCLRPGRPSLSENIEVRSVVGDLLEHSRLFYFHQAGQPRLYAGSADVMVRSFDRRIEALFLIVNPQLKREAIGILMLNLLDNQNSYVMREDGAYIRRQPQPDEVIVNVHKDFYRRDEERLANATPDSMLALLTAAKAVEEAAALAAAEAPVEACSPEEEASADEPEAETVEYVVAAEAEEKEEADRTNA